Proteins encoded within one genomic window of Nonomuraea gerenzanensis:
- a CDS encoding GNAT family N-acetyltransferase, with amino-acid sequence MIRPATPADVPEIVSMIRELATYEKAAHEVRVTEEQLHDTLFRDHPAAFAHIAEQDGAVVGFTLWFLTYSTWRGTHGIYMEDLYVRPQHRGGGHGVSLMRKLAEICAERGYQRLEWAVLDWNRPSIDFYEKLGAVNQDEWYRYRLTDEPLARLAARRD; translated from the coding sequence ATGATTCGTCCTGCCACCCCCGCTGACGTGCCCGAGATCGTCAGCATGATCCGCGAGCTCGCCACGTACGAGAAGGCCGCCCACGAGGTGCGCGTGACCGAGGAGCAGCTCCACGACACCCTCTTCCGCGACCACCCCGCCGCCTTCGCGCACATCGCCGAGCAGGACGGCGCGGTGGTGGGCTTCACGCTCTGGTTCCTCACCTACTCCACCTGGCGCGGCACGCACGGCATCTACATGGAGGACCTGTACGTCCGCCCGCAGCACCGCGGCGGCGGCCACGGCGTCAGCCTGATGCGCAAGCTGGCGGAGATCTGCGCCGAGCGCGGCTACCAGCGCCTCGAATGGGCGGTCCTCGACTGGAACCGGCCGAGCATCGACTTCTATGAGAAGCTCGGCGCGGTCAACCAGGACGAGTGGTACCGCTACCGGCTCACCGACGAGCCGCTCGCCCGCCTGGCCGCCCGGCGCGACTGA